The proteins below are encoded in one region of Amphiura filiformis unplaced genomic scaffold, Afil_fr2py scaffold_405, whole genome shotgun sequence:
- the LOC140145569 gene encoding uncharacterized protein has protein sequence MADASKTTNRVFLWTVGRSLSTVFTKCLSFVDGIQIINEPFNVAHTCGPERLQDDGSRIQAKFEATLNTVLSAVSSSSTGYDVNLSTYDWVKKMLEADYPGKQIVFCKDFAFALRENYDWIPQGYRHTFLIRDPWKMFPSFKKGWVKLFQDSSLKYQELPAQLNPPKHAFGELYELYQYVQDYGLEKDPIIIDADDLQRDPGSILPQYCKAVGIPYSENLLQWEAGAKVIDSWKIASIFMEGNKMEEDEFYDAAFSSTHFLPPGDPPSQDQIDEDLLPLIDKSMGYYDNMYAARIKPE, from the coding sequence ATGGCTGACGCAAGCAAAACAACCAACAGAGTGTTCCTGTGGACTGTAGGTCGTAGTCTTTCCACAGTATTTACAAAATGCCTCAGTTTCGTTGATGGTATCCAGATTATTAATGAGCCTTTTAACGTTGCTCATACCTGTGGACCAGAAAGACTCCAAGACGATGGCTCAAGGATTCAAGCCAAATTTGAAGCCACATTAAACACAGTTTTATCAGCAGTATCATCATCAAGTACCGGATATGACGTCAACCTCTCCACCTATGACTGGGTGAAGAAGATGCTGGAAGCGGATTATCCGGGAAAACAGATTGTCTTTTGTAAGGACTTCGCTTTTGCCTTGAGAGAGAACTATGATTGGATCCCTCAAGGATACCGCCATACATTTTTGATTCGTGATCCGTGGAAGATGTTTCCTTCCTTCAAGAAGGGATGGGTCAAACTGTTTCAAGACAGCTCCCTCAAATACCAAGAGCTTCCTGCGCAGTTGAATCCACCAAAACATGCCTTTGGTGAATTGTACGAGCTTTATCAGTATGTACAAGATTATGGACTGGAGAAAGACCCCATTATTATAGATGCTGATGATCTCCAAAGAGATCCCGGGTCCATTCTTCCTCAGTATTGTAAAGCTGTTGGCATTCCATACTCGGAGAACCTACTTCAATGGGAAGCAGGAGCTAAGGTGATCGACTCCTGGAAAATAGCCAGCATTTTTATGGAAGGGAACAAGATGGAAGAAGATGAGTTTTACGATGCAGCTTTCAGCAGCACTCATTTTCTTCCACCTGGCGATCCGCCGTCACA